A stretch of DNA from Desulfosarcina ovata subsp. ovata:
GATCGATATTTTGATCCCCATCTGCAAAGGGTATGTGACCGACAGGGCCTTCGACGTCTGCAGCACGGGGGTTCAGGTTTACGGCGGGTACGGATTCATCCGGGAGTACCCCCAGGAGCAGCTCCTGCGGGATTGCCGCATCACCATGATCTACGAAGGCACCAACGGAATCCAGGCCATGGATCTGCTGGGCCGAAAGCTGGGGATGAACAAGGGCAAGCCGATCATGGACCTGATGGGAGAGATCCAAAAGACGCTCGCCCAGGCCAAAGCCATCGACGAACTTGCCGATTTTGCCGCACGCCTGGAAAAGGCCCTTAACCGGCTGGCCGAAGTGGCCATGCATCTGGGGGCCACCGCCATGTCCCCCAAAGTGATGAATGCCTTTGCCTTCGCCCACCCGTTCATGGAAGCCGCCGGTGATGTGGTCATGGCCTGGATGCTGCTCTGGCGGGCGGTGATCGCCGCCACCCAGCTGGAGAAGGGGGCCAAGAAAAAGGATCAGCATTTCTATGAAGGGCAGATCAAAAGCGCCCATTATTTTACCCAGGCCGTTCTTCCCGTGACCATGGGCAAGATGGACGCCATCATGACCACCTGTACCGCTGCCGTTGAGATCTCCGAAGATGCCTTTGGCGGCAAATAAGCCCTGTTAAACGCCGGGGCGAGAGGCCATAAAAACGGGGAGCCGATTCAAACCGGTTCCCCGCTTTTGCTTTTATTGGCGTTTTTCCAGTTCCATGGCCCGAAGATCCTTTTTCAGCACTTTGCCCACATTGGTTTTGGGAAGTTCTTTGCGAAACTCGATCTCCGCCGGCCATTTGTATTTGGCCAGTTTCCCCTGGCAGTAAGTCATCAGTTCTTCGGCCGTGGCCGTCTTCCCCTCCTTGAGGACCACAAATACCTTGATCAATTCACCGCGTTTGGCATGTGGCAGCCCGATTACCGAGGCTTCCATCACCTTGGGATGTTCAAAAAAGACCTCTTCGATGTCCCGCGGATAGACGTTGTATCCGCTGGAAAGAATCATGTCCTTCTTGCGGTCGACAATATAGAAATAGCCGTCGTCATCCATCTTGGCGATATCTCCGGTGTGCAGCCAGCCGTCGGTGATCGTTTCAGCAGTGGCGTCGGGGCGCTTCCAGTAGCCTTTCATGATCTGCGGGCCCCTGATGAAAAGTTCACCACTTTCCCCCACAGGCACGTCGCTAAGGCCGTCTTTCAAGCTGACGATGCGGCACTCGGTGTCGGGGATGGGCAGCCCGATGCTGCCGACCTTGCGCCGGCCCTTGAACGGATTGACGTGGGTTACCGGACAGGATTCGGTCAATCCGTAGCCTTCGACGATGATCGACCCGGTTTTTTCCTCGAATTTGTTGATCACTTCAACGGGCAAGGGGGCGCTTCCGGAGAAGCAGCCCTTAATGGAGGTCAGGTCGGTTTCCCCGATATCGGGATGCTCGAGCATACCGATGTACATGGTGGGAACCAGTGGGGCGAACGTTGGTTTGAACTTGCTGATCGCCTCGAGCAATTGCGGGGGTTGGGGCTTGGGGACCAGGATGTTTCCCCAGCCGGTGTAAATGGCCAGATTCATGCTTGTCGACAGGCCGAAGACATGAAAAAAAGGCAGGGCGCCAAGCATGATTTCGTTGCTGTCGAAGGTGGGAAACCAGGCCATGATATGCTGGATCTGTTTGCTCAGGTTGCCGTGGGTCAGCATGACCCCCTTGGAAACACCGGTTGTTCCGCCGGTATACTGGTACATGGCCACGTCATCAAAAGCGAGCGTCACCGCCGGTGGCGTGGCAGGATAGCGGGCCAGCACCTTTTTCCAGCGATACACGTCCTTGGCCGGTTTGACATCGGCGGCGAGTTTCTTTTTTTTGCCGACCAGCGGGAAAAGCAGGTTTTTCGGAAACGGCAGATAGTCACCGATGCTGGTGTAGATGATTTTTTGGATTTGCGTCACGGGCCGCAGATCGATCATCCGATTGGTCAACAGGTCCAGGGTGATCAGCATTTTGGATTCGGAATCGGTAAACTGATGTTCCAGTTCTCGGTCCGTGTAAAGCGGGTTGTTCATCACGGCAATGGCGCCGATGCGCAAAATGGCGTAGTAAGCCACCACGCAGGGGATCACGTTGGGCAACAGAATCGCTACACTGTCCCCCTTGCGGATCCCGAAATCGGCCAGACCGGTGGCAAATCGATCGACCATGGCGTTCAATTGCTTGAACGTGATCCGGTAACCCTGAAAGGTCAGTGCCATTTTGTCGGGGAATCGGCTGGCAGAACGCTTCAGGCAGTCGGGCAGGCAGATGGATTCGTATTTCACGTGTTCGGGAACGCCGGCTTCGTAGTGGCTCAACCAAGGTTTGGTGCGGTAAGGATTGTCTGTTGTCACGGCACTCTCCTTTTTCCTTGTTTTTCGTTGGCGTTCGTAATAAGTGAAAATCTTCTTGCCTGAATATCCGCGGTGCAAAAACGGCCGTTTTTTCCACCGCCGGGGTGTTGCCACCGCATTACATGAGATGAAACGCCTGTCATGCTATTCTTGACAGGAAACAACGGGCTTAGTAAGGACTGAATGAGTACTCATTCATTTTTATTCATTTTATTATGAAACCGAAGGGAGAGCAAGAGTAAAACATGGAAACCGCGTTGATCGCTC
This window harbors:
- a CDS encoding long-chain-fatty-acid--CoA ligase, whose translation is MTTDNPYRTKPWLSHYEAGVPEHVKYESICLPDCLKRSASRFPDKMALTFQGYRITFKQLNAMVDRFATGLADFGIRKGDSVAILLPNVIPCVVAYYAILRIGAIAVMNNPLYTDRELEHQFTDSESKMLITLDLLTNRMIDLRPVTQIQKIIYTSIGDYLPFPKNLLFPLVGKKKKLAADVKPAKDVYRWKKVLARYPATPPAVTLAFDDVAMYQYTGGTTGVSKGVMLTHGNLSKQIQHIMAWFPTFDSNEIMLGALPFFHVFGLSTSMNLAIYTGWGNILVPKPQPPQLLEAISKFKPTFAPLVPTMYIGMLEHPDIGETDLTSIKGCFSGSAPLPVEVINKFEEKTGSIIVEGYGLTESCPVTHVNPFKGRRKVGSIGLPIPDTECRIVSLKDGLSDVPVGESGELFIRGPQIMKGYWKRPDATAETITDGWLHTGDIAKMDDDGYFYIVDRKKDMILSSGYNVYPRDIEEVFFEHPKVMEASVIGLPHAKRGELIKVFVVLKEGKTATAEELMTYCQGKLAKYKWPAEIEFRKELPKTNVGKVLKKDLRAMELEKRQ